From the genome of Cytobacillus firmus, one region includes:
- a CDS encoding fatty acid desaturase, which produces MTSKQKQLNLKKQMAPYEKSDLTKSIMQLVNTLGPFFLLWFLAYKSLSISYLLTLGISVVAAGFLVRIFIIFHDCCHHSFFKNRKANKIIGTITGILTVFPYHQWQHDHNVHHATSGNLDKRGTGDIWTLTVKEYQDASWSTRAAYRIYRNPFVMLGLGPIYVFLLKNRFNRKGARKNERINTYLINAAIAGLYAFICWTIGWEAFLMVQGPIFMISGAAGIWLFYVQHTFEDSYFEEDDKWEYVKAAVEGSSFYKLPKVLQWLTGNIGFHHIHHLSPRVPNYNLESAHYNTAELQNVPTITLSTSLKSLKFRLWDEEAQDFTGYGAAKKSAVSQKQSRTKTASVKP; this is translated from the coding sequence ATGACTTCTAAACAAAAACAACTCAACTTAAAAAAACAAATGGCACCTTATGAAAAATCAGATTTAACAAAAAGCATTATGCAGCTTGTCAATACGCTGGGACCTTTTTTCCTGCTGTGGTTCCTTGCTTATAAGAGCCTGAGCATTTCTTACTTGCTGACGCTTGGCATATCTGTCGTTGCAGCAGGCTTTCTTGTCAGGATCTTCATTATTTTCCATGATTGCTGCCACCATTCCTTTTTCAAAAACCGCAAAGCAAACAAAATCATTGGCACAATCACAGGGATCCTGACCGTCTTTCCTTATCACCAATGGCAGCATGACCACAATGTGCACCATGCAACCAGCGGGAATCTGGACAAGCGCGGTACAGGAGATATCTGGACACTGACAGTGAAAGAATATCAGGATGCGTCATGGTCCACTCGTGCAGCATACCGCATCTACCGCAATCCGTTCGTTATGTTAGGTTTAGGCCCTATTTATGTATTTTTGTTAAAAAACCGTTTTAACAGAAAAGGGGCAAGAAAGAATGAACGCATCAATACGTATCTTATAAATGCGGCCATCGCCGGTTTGTATGCGTTCATTTGCTGGACTATCGGGTGGGAAGCGTTCCTGATGGTGCAGGGGCCGATCTTTATGATTTCAGGAGCAGCCGGGATTTGGCTTTTCTATGTACAGCATACATTTGAAGACTCGTATTTTGAAGAGGATGATAAGTGGGAGTATGTAAAAGCTGCTGTAGAAGGAAGCTCCTTTTACAAGCTGCCGAAAGTGCTTCAGTGGCTTACAGGGAACATCGGGTTCCATCATATTCATCACTTAAGCCCGCGCGTTCCTAACTACAACCTTGAAAGCGCTCATTATAATACAGCTGAACTTCAGAACGTGCCGACGATTACTCTTTCTACCAGCCTGAAGTCACTCAAATTCCGTTTATGGGATGAAGAAGCCCAGGACTTCACCGGTTATGGAGCAGCAAAGAAATCTGCCGTCAGCCAAAAACAGAGCAGAACTAAAACGGCATCTGTGAAGCCGTAA
- a CDS encoding ribonuclease H-like YkuK family protein, producing MTFEQVFNRILLFIKRNPDGNFRLMIGTDSQVHCNRTVFITGIVIQNERKGAWACIRKTVIPRKMLHLHERISYETSLTEEVVSLFTEDYKDKMFEIVLPFLYKGGSFSMEGHMDIGSGKRNKTREFVKEMVTRIESIGLEPKIKPEAFVASSYANRYTK from the coding sequence ATGACTTTTGAGCAGGTATTCAACCGGATCTTACTTTTTATAAAGCGAAATCCTGATGGGAACTTTAGGCTGATGATTGGAACAGATTCACAGGTTCATTGCAATCGCACTGTGTTTATAACCGGGATTGTGATTCAAAATGAGCGAAAAGGCGCCTGGGCATGTATTCGGAAAACTGTTATACCTAGGAAAATGCTGCATCTTCATGAGCGAATCTCCTATGAAACCTCGCTGACTGAAGAAGTGGTCTCTTTGTTTACAGAGGATTACAAAGACAAAATGTTTGAAATCGTTCTGCCATTCCTTTATAAAGGCGGATCATTCTCAATGGAAGGGCATATGGACATCGGATCAGGCAAAAGAAATAAAACCAGAGAATTTGTGAAAGAAATGGTGACCAGGATCGAATCAATCGGCCTTGAGCCAAAAATAAAGCCGGAAGCATTCGTGGCCTCCAGCTACGCTAATCGATATACGAAATAA
- a CDS encoding branched-chain amino acid aminotransferase gives MLKERMEKHLKEQPAELYEKEKEYALKHGLLNDGHEAGIKNPEDRYNDAYIERGDKETEEVLGQEPAGFLNQPIEYFKNHKNEFMYLESKWFDLIGADAVSFETDDVFGNYEVMLGLKLPKKAESAIRAFIDENTLTGTPKYSLMFSQQDGLWDFNFSLNDLEGFKEELSIKDAYQLVYKFLFNLVSEVEETRNK, from the coding sequence TTGTTAAAAGAACGGATGGAAAAGCACTTGAAAGAACAGCCCGCTGAACTTTATGAAAAAGAAAAGGAATATGCCCTTAAGCACGGACTCTTGAATGATGGTCATGAAGCTGGAATCAAGAATCCCGAAGACCGATATAATGATGCTTATATAGAAAGAGGAGATAAGGAAACAGAGGAAGTTCTCGGACAGGAGCCTGCCGGTTTTTTAAATCAGCCAATAGAATACTTCAAAAATCATAAAAATGAATTTATGTATCTGGAGTCGAAATGGTTTGATCTGATTGGAGCGGATGCCGTTTCCTTTGAAACAGATGATGTTTTTGGCAACTATGAAGTAATGCTTGGACTGAAGCTGCCAAAAAAAGCAGAATCAGCTATAAGAGCATTTATAGACGAAAATACTCTTACAGGCACACCAAAATACAGCCTGATGTTCAGCCAGCAGGATGGGCTTTGGGATTTTAATTTTTCATTGAACGACCTTGAAGGCTTTAAAGAGGAACTTTCAATAAAAGATGCATATCAGTTAGTGTACAAATTTCTTTTTAACCTTGTGTCAGAAGTGGAAGAAACCCGTAATAAGTAA
- a CDS encoding DEAD/DEAH box helicase, whose protein sequence is MQEFLKLGISEELSEILLQHGIAKPTPIQAQAIPAVMEGKDVIAQAQTGTGKTLAFILPILEKMDPDAVQIQALIVTPTRELALQITDEVLKLTKDSDIDVLAVYGGQDVDKQLKKLKKNVQMVVGTPGRLLDHIRRNTIDLSKVDFLVLDEADQMLHIGFLDEVERIIKETPAKRQTMLFSATMPAEIRKLANKHMKEPQYIQVEKTQGPAHSVKQIAIHTVDRAKQGTLIELIQTHRPFLAVIFCRTKRRVTKLYEVLRSNGFDCDQLHGDLSQSKREQVMKRFRDAEIQLLVATDVAARGLDVEGVTHVFNYDIPLDPESYVHRIGRTGRAGMKGLAITFYSSADKPLLEAIEKGLKITIPKQNLGNSDIKPEAASEKKRPDSKRQTSAGKKNDSRKGGQPKSKEDRFSHEKGRKGKSSSPRTGRAKTQGKKKPSPTASRNSSKRRGR, encoded by the coding sequence TTGCAGGAATTTTTAAAACTTGGCATTTCGGAAGAGCTATCTGAAATTCTGCTGCAGCATGGCATCGCTAAGCCAACACCTATTCAGGCGCAGGCAATTCCAGCTGTTATGGAAGGAAAAGATGTCATAGCACAGGCGCAGACAGGAACCGGAAAAACATTGGCCTTTATTTTGCCGATTCTGGAGAAAATGGACCCGGATGCCGTTCAGATCCAGGCTCTGATTGTAACGCCGACAAGGGAACTGGCATTACAGATAACAGACGAAGTACTGAAGCTTACGAAAGACAGTGATATAGATGTCTTAGCTGTATATGGAGGGCAGGATGTGGACAAGCAGCTCAAAAAGCTGAAAAAGAATGTCCAGATGGTAGTGGGGACACCTGGCCGGCTGCTGGACCACATCAGACGAAATACCATTGATTTATCAAAAGTGGATTTTTTAGTATTGGATGAAGCCGATCAAATGCTGCATATTGGCTTTCTTGATGAGGTTGAGAGAATTATTAAAGAAACGCCTGCCAAAAGGCAGACGATGCTTTTTTCTGCAACTATGCCGGCAGAAATAAGAAAACTGGCAAACAAACACATGAAAGAGCCGCAGTATATCCAGGTTGAAAAAACACAGGGACCAGCCCATTCAGTTAAACAAATAGCAATACATACCGTCGACCGTGCCAAGCAGGGTACGCTGATAGAGCTGATTCAAACCCATAGACCATTTTTGGCCGTGATCTTCTGCCGTACAAAACGCAGAGTAACCAAATTATATGAAGTACTGAGATCGAACGGTTTTGATTGCGATCAGCTTCATGGGGATTTATCACAATCGAAACGTGAACAAGTAATGAAGAGATTCAGGGACGCAGAGATACAGCTGTTAGTTGCGACGGATGTAGCCGCTAGAGGGCTTGATGTCGAAGGGGTAACACATGTTTTTAATTATGATATCCCACTCGATCCCGAAAGCTATGTGCACCGCATCGGGAGAACCGGCCGGGCGGGCATGAAAGGACTGGCCATTACGTTTTATTCGTCTGCAGACAAGCCGCTCCTTGAAGCAATTGAAAAAGGGCTGAAAATTACTATTCCTAAGCAAAACCTTGGCAATAGCGATATCAAGCCTGAAGCAGCATCTGAAAAAAAGAGGCCGGATTCCAAGCGCCAAACCTCCGCTGGAAAGAAAAATGACAGCAGAAAAGGAGGCCAGCCAAAATCAAAAGAAGACAGGTTTTCCCATGAAAAAGGCAGAAAAGGCAAAAGCAGTTCACCTCGAACAGGCCGCGCCAAAACTCAAGGGAAAAAGAAGCCTTCTCCCACAGCTTCAAGAAATTCATCCAAAAGACGGGGAAGGTAA
- a CDS encoding YndM family protein, with translation MNKTLILILKLASAMIAFAFALDLFFDATFADILSFSILVTAMSYLLGDRIILPRLGNRNALIADFFLVYASVWVFGSVLLNSYLQIAWGSVIAAGIITLSEVFVHRFLVNTRESSQEKESSQSALNPRLAYGMEMAEEREPTKDWE, from the coding sequence TTGAACAAAACACTTATCTTAATACTTAAATTAGCATCAGCTATGATTGCTTTTGCCTTTGCGCTTGATTTATTCTTTGATGCGACATTCGCAGATATTCTTTCTTTCAGTATTCTGGTAACAGCCATGTCTTATCTGCTCGGAGACCGCATCATCCTTCCGCGGCTTGGAAACCGGAATGCCCTTATTGCTGACTTTTTCTTAGTTTATGCATCTGTTTGGGTGTTTGGAAGTGTGCTGCTTAACAGTTATCTGCAAATCGCTTGGGGAAGTGTCATTGCGGCAGGAATTATCACTCTATCCGAAGTCTTTGTCCACAGATTCCTTGTAAATACCAGGGAATCCAGCCAAGAGAAGGAGAGCAGCCAATCTGCTCTGAATCCGCGGCTTGCCTATGGGATGGAAATGGCTGAAGAAAGAGAGCCAACAAAGGATTGGGAATAA